In Chitinophaga sp. HK235, a single window of DNA contains:
- a CDS encoding SusC/RagA family TonB-linked outer membrane protein, whose translation MKKVLLLFAMPMAIVSLVHAQERQVAGTVKGSDGSPVLMATIQIKGTSTGTTTDKQGHFSLTVKDSKAVLIVRSVGFLTREVTVGDNPTLSIVLPVDTKALQEVVVTALGIRQEKKAIGYSAQDVKGDELTRTAPSNPLSALSGKVAGATIITASGTPGAAVRVQLRGATTILGSNQPLFVIDGLPVDNSETNTSSDASGTAGVMQSNRMVDINPDDVENITILKGPAAAALYGSQASNGAIIITTKKGKRSADGRTFNVSYGVTVNFDQVNKLPDRQTKYGQGMYGILARPDFVPDTLFALGFGNAAKSYSYGPAIDTLVFDGDKSYLWDPNGRLVGKSSNPGGKAANVYDPYKFFQTGVGVQHNLAVTGGNANLGYRVSVSHFNQEAIIPQNNFKKTTVAFSTDYKYNDKFNVITSLNYVNSGGSRPQQGSNTSGVMLGLLRTTPTFDNSGGTSGSTDPKAYMLQDNTGNQRSYRGRGGYDNPYWTVNMNPYRDDVQRVFGTVGAIYKPFDWLSITERFGGDYSMDNRKQIYSKNSAGFPSGQIFEDQLSTLVINNDLFATLTKHAGKFDYSLLVGQNVYDLKTKYLHTQGDGFSSNDFQGVTNTSSNSLSVGNTRQRRVAFYGKANVAFSNYLFLELTGRYEGNSTLPTQNQFFFYPAASLGYIFSEGLNLKSNAFTYGKVRLAYSSVGRGLNPYSLQTYYTQAGVADGWTNGVTFPYSGRVGFLTSGTLGNPNLTAEKTNQLEIGTELRFLDNRIGLDYTYYRGKSNNLLNAVTIASSSGYGQVYLNAASMQNQGHEVTLTLEPVKTKNFNWNMAFTYFQNRNKVLKLADGIDRFDFNGFTGIFVSAIVGKQYGSLYGTGYLKDAQGRLVINDKGAPGDGAYGLPIVYDPLQYLGDVNPKWSGSVGNTFTYKGISLYVLFETKQKFDIWNGTWGAMTNFGVSANTLERGTQKVFDGVKGHLDDNGQLVTKGEKNDLKGDINADYYTGVGSGFTVNEPFIQDASWIRLREVSLGYRIDGKKLFKNKRLFDAVTVTAIARNLWLHTKYTGVDPETSLFGTQEAQGFDYFNNPGTKTYGFSLKFDF comes from the coding sequence ATGAAAAAGGTATTACTCCTTTTTGCCATGCCTATGGCAATTGTAAGTCTGGTCCATGCACAGGAACGCCAGGTTGCAGGTACCGTTAAGGGCAGCGACGGAAGCCCTGTATTAATGGCTACCATACAAATCAAAGGTACTTCCACCGGGACCACCACAGACAAGCAGGGGCATTTCAGTCTGACTGTTAAAGACTCAAAAGCAGTGCTGATTGTCAGAAGTGTGGGCTTCCTCACCCGGGAAGTAACAGTAGGTGATAATCCAACCTTATCAATCGTTCTGCCGGTAGATACCAAAGCCTTACAGGAAGTGGTAGTCACTGCCCTCGGTATCCGCCAGGAGAAAAAAGCAATCGGTTATTCCGCCCAGGATGTAAAGGGTGATGAATTAACCAGAACAGCTCCTTCTAACCCTCTTTCTGCCCTTTCCGGTAAAGTAGCCGGTGCTACTATCATTACGGCATCCGGTACCCCGGGAGCTGCGGTGAGAGTACAGTTGCGCGGTGCTACTACCATTCTGGGCAGTAACCAGCCCCTCTTTGTAATCGACGGTTTGCCGGTAGATAACAGCGAAACAAATACCAGCAGCGACGCTTCCGGTACTGCAGGTGTAATGCAATCCAACAGGATGGTTGACATCAACCCGGATGATGTTGAAAATATCACTATCCTGAAAGGCCCCGCTGCTGCTGCATTATATGGTAGCCAGGCCTCCAACGGTGCCATCATCATTACCACCAAAAAAGGAAAACGCTCCGCCGATGGCAGGACCTTCAATGTTTCCTATGGTGTTACCGTGAATTTTGACCAGGTGAACAAATTACCTGACAGACAAACCAAATACGGACAAGGTATGTACGGAATCCTGGCCAGACCTGACTTTGTACCCGATACCCTTTTTGCACTCGGCTTTGGGAATGCTGCCAAATCCTATTCATACGGTCCGGCTATAGACACACTGGTATTTGATGGTGACAAAAGTTATCTGTGGGACCCCAATGGCAGACTGGTAGGTAAAAGTTCCAACCCAGGCGGGAAAGCAGCTAACGTATATGATCCGTATAAATTCTTCCAGACAGGAGTAGGGGTACAACACAACCTGGCCGTGACCGGCGGAAATGCCAACCTGGGTTATCGTGTGTCTGTTTCCCACTTCAACCAGGAAGCCATTATCCCCCAAAATAATTTCAAGAAAACGACTGTCGCATTTTCTACAGATTATAAATACAACGATAAATTTAATGTTATCACCTCTCTCAACTATGTTAACTCCGGTGGTAGCCGCCCGCAGCAAGGTAGTAACACCAGTGGTGTAATGCTGGGCCTGCTCCGTACCACCCCAACCTTCGATAACTCTGGTGGTACCAGCGGATCTACAGATCCAAAGGCTTATATGTTACAGGACAACACCGGTAACCAGAGAAGCTACCGCGGAAGAGGTGGATACGATAACCCTTACTGGACCGTAAATATGAACCCTTACCGTGATGATGTACAACGTGTATTCGGTACCGTAGGAGCCATCTACAAACCATTTGACTGGTTATCTATTACAGAAAGGTTCGGTGGTGATTATTCAATGGACAATCGTAAACAGATTTACTCCAAAAACTCCGCTGGTTTCCCATCCGGACAAATCTTTGAAGACCAGCTCAGCACACTCGTTATCAACAACGACCTGTTTGCTACCCTAACCAAACATGCCGGCAAATTTGATTACTCTCTGTTGGTAGGCCAGAACGTTTACGACCTGAAAACAAAATATCTGCACACCCAGGGTGATGGCTTTAGCTCCAACGATTTCCAGGGTGTTACCAATACTTCCAGCAACAGCCTGTCTGTCGGCAACACACGCCAGCGCCGCGTGGCCTTTTATGGAAAAGCCAATGTCGCGTTCAGCAATTACCTGTTCCTGGAATTAACAGGCAGGTATGAAGGAAACAGTACCTTGCCCACCCAAAACCAATTCTTCTTCTATCCGGCTGCCAGTCTGGGTTATATATTCTCAGAAGGGCTTAACCTGAAAAGCAATGCTTTCACCTATGGTAAAGTACGCCTCGCTTATTCCAGCGTGGGTAGGGGCTTAAACCCTTATAGTCTCCAGACTTATTACACGCAGGCCGGTGTGGCTGATGGCTGGACAAATGGCGTGACCTTCCCATACAGTGGTCGTGTAGGTTTCCTGACCAGCGGAACACTGGGCAATCCCAACCTGACAGCAGAAAAAACCAATCAGCTGGAAATAGGAACAGAACTGCGTTTCCTGGATAACCGTATCGGCCTTGATTATACCTATTACAGAGGAAAAAGTAATAACCTGCTGAATGCTGTTACTATTGCCAGCAGCAGCGGTTACGGACAAGTATACCTGAATGCCGCTTCCATGCAGAACCAAGGCCATGAGGTAACACTGACTCTGGAGCCGGTTAAAACAAAAAATTTCAACTGGAATATGGCTTTCACCTATTTCCAGAACCGTAATAAGGTGCTCAAATTAGCCGATGGTATCGATCGTTTCGATTTCAACGGTTTTACCGGCATATTCGTTTCTGCTATTGTGGGTAAACAATATGGCTCTCTCTACGGTACCGGCTATTTGAAAGATGCACAGGGCCGTTTGGTGATCAATGATAAGGGCGCTCCCGGTGACGGAGCTTATGGCCTGCCCATCGTATATGACCCACTGCAGTACCTCGGTGATGTAAACCCCAAATGGTCCGGATCCGTAGGTAACACCTTTACCTACAAAGGCATCTCCCTCTATGTGTTGTTTGAAACCAAACAGAAATTTGATATCTGGAACGGTACCTGGGGTGCCATGACCAACTTCGGAGTAAGCGCCAATACACTGGAAAGAGGAACTCAGAAAGTATTTGACGGCGTAAAAGGCCACCTGGATGATAACGGCCAGCTGGTAACCAAAGGAGAAAAAAATGACCTAAAAGGAGATATTAATGCCGACTACTACACGGGTGTAGGAAGTGGTTTTACAGTAAACGAACCCTTTATCCAGGATGCGAGCTGGATCCGCTTGCGTGAGGTGTCCCTGGGATATCGTATTGACGGAAAAAAACTGTTTAAGAACAAACGTTTATTCGATGCCGTTACTGTAACCGCTATCGCCAGAAATCTTTGGCTGCATACCAAATACACCGGCGTAGACCCGGAAACAAGTTTGTTCGGAACGCAGGAAGCACAAGGGTTTGACTATTTTAACAACCCTGGTACCAAAACCTATGGTTTCAGCCTGAAATTCGATTTCTAG